AATATGGGCCGTTCTTGAACAGATCCGAAACGTTTCCGGTCCAATCCGATTCGGTTAAGCCGAATGAAGTCGATGTTCTCATACTCCGGCAGGAGCCGATGAGGATCCCGGATCTTGAACTCCACCACGTCCTTTTCGCCTCGCGAAAAGAGTCCAAAGGAGGCGCCTTTTCTCCTAGCCCACCCGCCTCCGGAGAGAGGAGAGGGAAGGAGCGGCGGTGGTCGAAAGAGGAGTTCCAGGAAGAAGCGCCATCCCATTCCGTTCGTATGTACCGGGATGTAACGCAAGCTTAACATCATCTTATTGGATTAGGGTCTGTAAAGATCCGACCCGAATCCAAGATGGCCACAAAATTTCCTTCCATCTTGTTGGTTTCGGATCCATATATCCTCTCTCTTCCCCTCTCTCTGGTTTTCTAATGGCTACAATTCTCCCCCTCGCGCCTTCCCAGTTCCTCCTCTTCCCACGCCGTTCCTCTCTTCGTCCTCCTCATCCTTCGCTCGCGAAGCCACCCCACGAATCTACTCTTCgctgcttctcctcttcttcttccttcacgCAAGCTGCGTTTCCTATCGTAACCGAGGACGAAGCATCAAAGGAAGAAGAAAGCTCCGCCGCTGCTGTTCCTCCTCCTGAAGAAGGAATCCGCCCTCCTGATGGCGAATCACTGGTTGCAGGCACAGAAGACCCCCAGTTCAGGTATCCTGTAATCCTATATGCAATTCCTGCTAAGTTCTTCTCACCAGCTTAATTTACACAACAAACaagacaaagaaaagaaaataaatgactgatgagagaatttactctTTAAAGGGGCTGCAAGACCTGCGGAAGGGAGGAAGTCGAGAAGGGCTGCAATGGCGAGGGGCGAATCCAGGGCGGGATAGCAACGGTGCCCGGCTTCGGCTGGTGGCCGATAAAAGCCTTCAGGCCTTGCCCGGGGTTCGTGGCGACCGGTGGAAGGTACAGGAGGCAAGGGCAGAGCATGGATGAGGTTGCATTTGGCAGAGGAAGCAGAGAAGTGCCCACCAAGAGCATGAATAAGCCCAGCTCAAGGTACCTTTTCTGAATGCTCTCACATCCAACACTTGTTCTTACCCAATCTTCCTGTAACTTTATGCAGCCAAAAAGGGAAAGCAGCAAAGAGCCTGAAGGGATGATGAGTACTGTTGTTGTGCTCCATGATAGTGAAGAAACTAAGCAAGAACATGCCTCTTTCTAATGTCACAGATCGAATGATAGCCCTGTTGCATTGTATCCTGAACAGTTTAAGAACCAGCAGCAACATTGTGACCTTCAACTAAATATGTTAATGTTTCTCCCAATTGGACAGAGTTCCTGCAAAATACAAGATACATCTAGCTGGTCATGCAGATTTTCCGAACTAAACagattgatgaataatgtagaacACGTATCGTATCGTATCAAACTAAACAGATTGATGAATAATGAGTAATGTAGAACACGTATCGTATCGATATCTAAACAGATTGATGACAtaaatattatcatttacatGCGTCAAGAAAAAGCAAATTGCAGGCTTTGGAAAACCAATTGAATCCAAAGCAACGGCTTTTTAACTGGTTGCAAAATGCATATGTCATGGTTGGTATAGACGACATTTTCCTGTTCCAGCACATGCAGTACACTCATCTGCATCGCCAGCTACGTGGCTCAAACAGTGATTTATTCGATCGTTCACCACATCCTGCACATTCAATATTATCAGCCATGTTAGTAACTTAAACAGAGAAGTATGGTAGGAAAAGAAAAGACGTCTCAAAGATTAAAGATGAGCGCTTTCAAAGTCAAACCTCACCAACTGTACATGAGATCCTCAAGCCTACCCGATACCCACAATCAAGAGAAACAAGAATGCATGTTTACAAATAAAAGGAAAGTGCAGACACAGAGGCAGAATGGAAAAAAAAATGGATGGAGACAGATGATCTAATGATTTGACCAGGATATTGAAGATGAAGGTTAATGTTGCCGAGTCATCAAAAGAgggtcattttgataaatatcataAATACTTCCAATGATTAGAACAGTCATACTACAGAAACTAAAAGTTCTagacttcacaaaattccatcgtAATCAAAAATTCAGCATTAATCATTTGCATTTAGTGATGATACCAATGATAATCACATTAAAATGTTTTACACCAACCATGTTACCACAATTTTTATGTGGGCCTAAACTTACTATTGTAGTATATCACATTCACAATGATATCATACTAGTAGATATATTAACACCATTTTTGTTGGTACATCATGATGTCATAAAGGTGGTCTATTAAACAGGCGCTTCCCTAGTCTCAAAACCATGTTTGTGTTGTATATTTTAACTGTGTCAAAAGCCAAAATAAAACTCAAGGCATGCTCAATGCCATGTTAAAGGTGGTCAAAAGCAGTCCAGACATGATGACAAAATAATGCGTGAAGCATGTCCAAATGTTCCACTTCAGTTGCATATTGCAGTAACATGTCATCCCTTTTCCTACTGATGGCAGCTAATTGTTGGCATTGAGTGGTAAAAACACTTGATGCTGTGAATTTAACAGCATTTTACCTTTGTAGGTCCAAACTCTTTGCTACATTTTCTGTAATACAAATAAATTGTGGTGTAATCTAGAAAGATGCAGATgtcacatttatttatttatttttaatgtaaACATGCCTTACATAAGAATTCAGAAATTTCCTTACAGGCACTTCTCAGTGTATAGACTGAGACTTTCCATGCCAACATGTAACTGAGGCTCGATATAAGAGAACTCAGTTATACACAACAGTAAAAGATCATGTTTCTTATGGCCAACTGGTCGTAAAACATCAATCATATTGGCTTGGGTCTGAGTGATAGCTTAAAACCTATCTATGTTGTTTATTTGGGCCTTCAGGGGTTTCAAATGGTTGAATAAATCCCTAGCTCAATATCAACCCATGCCACTCTGAGTTAATTAATGTCATTTACTATCCAAGGGAGGTTGGATGAGGGGGAGATCGTCAAAGCAGCATTGCTTATTATCATTTGTTTTCTcgcttttcttctttttgtttattttttggtTTCCTGCCTGCACCCCTTTGACAGTCCAGGGGTTTGCCATGACATCCAAGGAGCACATTCCATGGCAAACACTGGCCAAAACTGTGGGCATCTCATGGCAATTTTAAAATGTTATTCTATATTGCTTTCATATTCTGATTCGAATTAAGAATATGACATTAATAGAATTTAATGGAGGATCAACTTATGATTGGCTTTTGAGAAATAACTAACTCATCACATGCCATGAGAAAATACCCACCCATGTTGTTGGCATACATAATGTGATAACTTTGGTGGCCACAGTCGAGCACTCTTTTACTACTCACCTCTTCGATTGAGGTTCTAACCAAAGGTCATATTCTAGCTTGACCAAGAAATAATGCATTGTTAATGTCAATATTGCTTGTGCAACATTCTGCCACTAAAACACTGTTGTTCTTCCCTGGAATGCTGGCAACAGCGGAAGGTTTATCAAATTGCAAAATCACCATTGACTCTAAATATTTCTTGCATCATCAGCATCATGATGAGttaatatattaacaaatatcACATGTCACCTGTGTATTCATTTACTTAAGGATTCATGTGAATGAAATTGGCACTGACAATATACATCTAAATGCAAAGGAAAATAGGGGATTATTCATACCACCAAAAGTCCATGTAGCCCAAGAGGTGCTGTTATGACATAGGATATGCCTGAGTGTTCTTTGGATGCGTCAGCTACTAAAGAAGGGATGTCCTAAATAACAATGGCAAGGGTTCATATATCTGTGCATGTATACTATTAACAACAAGATGAGCATGCCAGGTGCGATGAACATACCTGCTGCCAATGTCGTCCTGGGAAAAGAAAAAATGGACTGACAATAACACGCTTTGCTCCTTCTTGCACACATAACTTAAATGCATCCCTGATTGATGGTTCAGCCAATTCCTAGTTATTCAGATAGGTTGTAGTTCAGTCATTACCTATGTAAATATTGAGAATAGCAGCAAAGGTAATACACATCCTCTAACTCTATGAAAAGATGCATTCATTAGTACCTATTTGATTCATATGTGGTGCATCATACACAACAATGAATACAGTTCTAATCTTACCAAAATCATccatataaatattttgaatgaaataaattttaatagttGAAGAATTATAATGTTGAAGAAAGTGATGTTAGATAAACTTCTAGAATTTTTCCCTGCATCAGGAGTGCAGCAACTTCAGACATGTGAATCATTCCCAGCACTCGGAAAGTAAATTTACTTAAGCAACTTAAGGCATGCAAAAACGTTCTATTTTTCCATGCAGGCATAATGCACTGACCAGTAGAGATGGCATTAGCATGTTGCTGTGCTAAAACAAGCAAAGTGAAAAGTGACACCAATGTATTATCTGTTGGTATGTGAATGGTGTAGGCACAGCAGGATACTTTGTGCCATGATGCACGTTGTGCCAACCAGTGATTGGCATGCCCCCTTCGTGTTCTAGATCGATTGTACTAAGTATAATCCAGAAGCAAAATAAGGAGCAATTACCATATGAGCAGGCTCCACTATGTGATAACCAGTTCTAGCTTTGAACATTGCAACGAACTCATCTGTACTATCAATCGAAATACTCAATTAGCTTTTTCATATGACCAAATAGGATAAAAATGCCAAAGAGGATGACAGCAGTACAAAATATATGAACAATTTAAGCTCACTTAGCATGAGATTAGATTCTTGCCGTCGAGATCCATGGTCCACAATGATCACAGCATCATTGTCACCCACCGTGTGTTCCACTCTTCCCGTCGCTTCGTTTCTGAGACTCAAACCAAACTTTGCAGAAAGGGGACTACTTTTCGTCATAATTCTTCGCAACTTCACAAAATTGGGAAAAGGCAGTTTACCGGGAATCCATGCATACTCCCTACTGGCACGTGTTCTTAATTCGAAGACAAAACCCTATCAGAACAACAAAATCTTGGCAACAAGAGAAAGCTATGAGAGCAGTGACAACCTAAttttccccccttttttttccttcctGTTCTTGTGACAAGTCGTATTTCTAATACAGAAATAATGCCGAAGTTTCCGTTCAATAAAAATCAGGAAAATTCATCTCTTACAGATGACATCTAATAGGAAAAATTGGGTGCATTAATATATGCTACAAAAAAGAAACAGCACTATGTATCATTCAAATTACTGCGTTAGTACCAAATCATCAAACCCTCACACATGGTACAAAAGATTTCGAGACATCGACGGGAATCAACGCGTCCTTTTACCTTATGATCGGAGCTCGCGAGGGGGTTGTGGCAGAATGCATCATCCGTCGCCAAATTGCTTCCCCACTAAAGGATGAGCTATCGAAGGCGaaacgaggaggaggagatggcgtCGCGATGAGCACAAGGCGATAAGAAAACCCCATCGGGCTCGGCGAGAAGCCGCGGCGACTAGACCCGGTTTGGTTCGACAGATCGTTTAGGCCCATTTATTGGCTGAAGCCCAACAAAACAACACGTAGCCCATCATCCACTTATGCACAAAAACCGAGGAATGTGTTTTTCTTTACATTTTTATCctttcaaaaatttaaaaataggatATTAGTATTTGCcaccctttttattatttataatattattttatatttaaatatttttatactacccttcataaatagatataaatatttttttcttcctttttattttttagttcttctttttctcatcttttttctcctcatttttattttttttaattaaaagacCAGTGTCAAGCAAGGTCAGACAACGATTAAGTCGACGATGAT
This DNA window, taken from Musa acuminata AAA Group cultivar baxijiao chromosome BXJ3-7, Cavendish_Baxijiao_AAA, whole genome shotgun sequence, encodes the following:
- the LOC135583097 gene encoding sirohydrochlorin ferrochelatase, chloroplastic-like isoform X3; this encodes MTKSSPLSAKFGLSLRNEATGRVEHTVGDNDAVIIVDHGSRRQESNLMLNEFVAMFKARTGYHIVEPAHMELAEPSIRDAFKLCVQEGAKRVIVSPFFLFPGRHWQQDIPSLVADASKEHSGISYVITAPLGLHGLLVDVVNDRINHCLSHVAGDADECTACAGTGKCRLYQP
- the LOC135643596 gene encoding uncharacterized protein LOC135643596 yields the protein MATILPLAPSQFLLFPRRSSLRPPHPSLAKPPHESTLRCFSSSSSFTQAAFPIVTEDEASKEEESSAAAVPPPEEGIRPPDGESLVAGTEDPQFRGCKTCGREEVEKGCNGEGRIQGGIATVPGFGWWPIKAFRPCPGFVATGGRYRRQGQSMDEVAFGRGSREVPTKSMNKPSSSQKGKAAKSLKG
- the LOC135583097 gene encoding sirohydrochlorin ferrochelatase, chloroplastic-like isoform X4, translating into MDSRNEATGRVEHTVGDNDAVIIVDHGSRRQESNLMLNEFVAMFKARTGYHIVEPAHMELAEPSIRDAFKLCVQEGAKRVIVSPFFLFPGRHWQQDIPSLVADASKEHSGISYVITAPLGLHGLLVDVVNDRINHCLSHVAGDADECTACAGTGKCRLYQP
- the LOC135583097 gene encoding sirohydrochlorin ferrochelatase, chloroplastic-like isoform X1, yielding MGFSYRLVLIATPSPPPRFAFDSSSFSGEAIWRRMMHSATTPSRAPIIRTRASREYAWIPGKLPFPNFVKLRRIMTKSSPLSAKFGLSLRNEATGRVEHTVGDNDAVIIVDHGSRRQESNLMLNEFVAMFKARTGYHIVEPAHMELAEPSIRDAFKLCVQEGAKRVIVSPFFLFPGRHWQQDIPSLVADASKEHSGISYVITAPLGLHGLLVDVVNDRINHCLSHVAGDADECTACAGTGKCRLYQP
- the LOC135583097 gene encoding sirohydrochlorin ferrochelatase, chloroplastic-like isoform X5, yielding MDLDDEFVAMFKARTGYHIVEPAHMELAEPSIRDAFKLCVQEGAKRVIVSPFFLFPGRHWQQDIPSLVADASKEHSGISYVITAPLGLHGLLVDVVNDRINHCLSHVAGDADECTACAGTGKCRLYQP
- the LOC135583097 gene encoding sirohydrochlorin ferrochelatase, chloroplastic-like isoform X2; this translates as MGFSYRLVLIATPSPPPRFAFDSSSFSGEAIWRRMMHSATTPSRAPIIRNEATGRVEHTVGDNDAVIIVDHGSRRQESNLMLNEFVAMFKARTGYHIVEPAHMELAEPSIRDAFKLCVQEGAKRVIVSPFFLFPGRHWQQDIPSLVADASKEHSGISYVITAPLGLHGLLVDVVNDRINHCLSHVAGDADECTACAGTGKCRLYQP